A genome region from Carya illinoinensis cultivar Pawnee chromosome 2, C.illinoinensisPawnee_v1, whole genome shotgun sequence includes the following:
- the LOC122296455 gene encoding phosphoglycerate mutase-like protein 4 → MSDVDSSVLNPTYAEIVVVRHGETEWNADGRIQGHLDVELNDSGRQQASAVADRLSREGKISVVYSSDLKRALETAQIIASCCGELEVIKEPDLRERHLGDLQGLVLREAAKLSPEAYQALSNHKTDQEIPGGGESLDQLYGRCTSSLERIGRKHKGERVVVVTHGGVVRSLYKRACPNGRSRGKVLNTSVNILHLSDGDEWTIKSWGDVSHLNQTGFLESGFGGDKTSG, encoded by the exons ATGTCCGACGTCGATTCTAG CGTGCTAAATCCGACTTATGCTGAGATTGTCGTGGTGCGTCACGGGGAAACGGAGTGGAATGCTGATGGAAGGATTCAG GGACATCTGGATGTAGAACTAAATGATTCTGGGAGACAACAAGCATCTGCA GTTGCTGATAGACTATCCAGGGAGGGTAAAATCTCCGTCGTATACTCTTCAGACTTGAAAAGGGCTCTTGAAACTGCACAGATAATTGCAAGCTGTTGTGGTGAGCTAGAG gTTATTAAAGAGCCTGATCTACGGGAAAGACACTTGGGAGATCTTCAAGGGCTTGTACTACGTGAAGCAGCCAAACTTAGTCCTGAGGCTTACCAGGCCCTTTCAAATCACAAGACAGATCAGGAAATCCCA GGTGGTGGAGAAAGTCTTGACCAACTTTATGGACGTTGCACATCTTCATTGGAGAGAATTGGTAGAAAGCATAAAG GAGAACGAGTGGTTGTGGTCACTCATGGGGGAGTCGTCAGATCACTGTACAAGCGAGCTTGCCCAAATGGAAGGTCTAGAGGGAAGGTACTGAATACATCTGTCAACATCCTTCACTTGTCGGATGGAGATGAGTGGACCATAAAATCGTGGGGTGATGTTAGCCATCTCAACCAAACTGGATTTCTTGAGTCTGGGTTTGGTGGGGACAAAACTTCTGGTTAG